The Acidiferrobacter thiooxydans sequence CCGAGGGGCGTGTGTCGCGGCCGCGTGCGCGTCCCGTGAAGGCGGTCGGGATTACCGGACGCCGGGCCTTGCAGGGCGCCTGCCGGCACCTCAGTGTCGCCACGCAAGAGGACATCATGGCCTGGATGGAGGCCGGGATCCGGACAGGGCTGCGGCCGGGGGAATGGGCGCAGGCGACCTTGGATCACCCCAACCCGGGGGGCAGGGCGGTCCTGACTGTGCACAATGCCAAGCACACCAACGGCCGCGGGCATGGTGTCCTGCGGCGTATCGCACTCCTCACACCGGAAACCGAGGAATGGGTGCGCCGTCACCTGGCCTTATTGCGGGAGCGCCAGATCCAGGGGATATCCTTCGCGACCCATTATCGGAACACCCGGCGCGCGTTGAACCGGGCGTACCAACGCGCCGGGACGCGCGGACCGTCTCTCTACTCCGCGCGCCATCAATTCAAGATCAACGCGCGCGCGGCCGGGATATCCGCCTGGGATCTGGCCTACCTGATGGGGCACGCCTCCACGATCACGGCGCAATGCCACTATGGGCGGGCGCGCGCCCAGATCAGTGCTTTCACCGTGGCGCCGGCGCCGGCCCCCGGTGATCCTGCGCCCGTCATTCGCGCGGGCGAATTGCCCGAGCGTCCCGATCAGCGGATGGGGCGGGGTCCGAATCGATCACGGCCTATTTTCCATGGACCGTAAATAGGGTGGCCACACCTTGGATGCGTCATGCATTTCCTATCGACAAGATGTAGCCACTGGGAAACACTCAAAAGATGGTATGAGTACGCCATTGACGTATGCGTCAATGGCGTATAGCATACGGTTATGGAATTCATCGAGACCCCGACATTCACTCGCCTGATAACGGATCTCTTGACCGATGACGAGTATCGGCTCTTACAGAATGTCCTTGTGGAGGACCCGGAACGCGGCGCCCTCATCCGGGGCGGTGGTGGTATCCGCAAATTGCGCTACGCCCTAGCCGGTGGCGGCAAAAGTGGCGGCATTCGCGTGATTTATTACTGGGTTACGAGACAGGACCAGATTTACCTTCTGGTCGTCTACCCTAAGT is a genomic window containing:
- a CDS encoding site-specific integrase, with product MAGLMEWITKKRREGEFSGSTWRQYRAALEAILGEMGVDTSALRIAGRTAGDVVPKATAEGRVSRPRARPVKAVGITGRRALQGACRHLSVATQEDIMAWMEAGIRTGLRPGEWAQATLDHPNPGGRAVLTVHNAKHTNGRGHGVLRRIALLTPETEEWVRRHLALLRERQIQGISFATHYRNTRRALNRAYQRAGTRGPSLYSARHQFKINARAAGISAWDLAYLMGHASTITAQCHYGRARAQISAFTVAPAPAPGDPAPVIRAGELPERPDQRMGRGPNRSRPIFHGP
- a CDS encoding type II toxin-antitoxin system RelE/ParE family toxin encodes the protein MEFIETPTFTRLITDLLTDDEYRLLQNVLVEDPERGALIRGGGGIRKLRYALAGGGKSGGIRVIYYWVTRQDQIYLLVVYPKSKKDNLTARETAVLRTYVKELSHGQDPL